In Apium graveolens cultivar Ventura chromosome 10, ASM990537v1, whole genome shotgun sequence, the following are encoded in one genomic region:
- the LOC141690292 gene encoding uncharacterized protein LOC141690292 isoform X2, translated as MDKDPDEILNKIMSILGRSPLCQKLVHPQFTNFSAVLVFTYSCQHCMVINHFNKSALIACHDCCGCTLFAFEFSSSFLVEFLDCVLSCRLSNFLCNSMQFQIARHDCSCSFSRFRSQRN; from the exons ATGGACAAGGATCCTGACGAGATTCTGAACAAAATCATGTCTATCCTTGGTCGATCTCCACTTTGCCAAAAACTTGTGCATCCACAGTTCACCAATTTTTCTGCAG TGCTCGTTTTTACCTATAGTTGCCAACACTGCATGGTGATTAACCACTTTAATAAAAG TGCCTTGATTGCGTGTCATGATTGTTGCGGATGTACCCTTTTTGCATTTGAATTCTCATCG TCTTTTTTGGTAGAATTTTTGGACTGTGTGCTTTCATGTCGCTTGAGCAACTTCTTGTGCAACAG TATGCAATTTCAAATTGCTCGGCATGATTGCAGTTGCTCCTTTTCTCGATTTCGCAGTCAGAGAAACTAA
- the LOC141690292 gene encoding uncharacterized protein LOC141690292 isoform X3 — protein MDKDPDEILNKIMSILGRSPLCQKLVHPQFTNFSAVLVFTYSCQHCMVINHFNKSALIACHDCCGCTLFAFEFSSSFLVEFLDCVLSCRLSNFLCNSCSFSRFRSQRN, from the exons ATGGACAAGGATCCTGACGAGATTCTGAACAAAATCATGTCTATCCTTGGTCGATCTCCACTTTGCCAAAAACTTGTGCATCCACAGTTCACCAATTTTTCTGCAG TGCTCGTTTTTACCTATAGTTGCCAACACTGCATGGTGATTAACCACTTTAATAAAAG TGCCTTGATTGCGTGTCATGATTGTTGCGGATGTACCCTTTTTGCATTTGAATTCTCATCG TCTTTTTTGGTAGAATTTTTGGACTGTGTGCTTTCATGTCGCTTGAGCAACTTCTTGTGCAACAG TTGCTCCTTTTCTCGATTTCGCAGTCAGAGAAACTAA
- the LOC141690292 gene encoding uncharacterized protein LOC141690292 isoform X5: MDKDPDEILNKIMSILGRSPLCQKLVHPQFTNFSAVLVFTYSCQHCMVINHFNKSALIACHDCCGCTLFAFEFSSSFLVEFLDCVLSCRLSNFLCNSQRN; this comes from the exons ATGGACAAGGATCCTGACGAGATTCTGAACAAAATCATGTCTATCCTTGGTCGATCTCCACTTTGCCAAAAACTTGTGCATCCACAGTTCACCAATTTTTCTGCAG TGCTCGTTTTTACCTATAGTTGCCAACACTGCATGGTGATTAACCACTTTAATAAAAG TGCCTTGATTGCGTGTCATGATTGTTGCGGATGTACCCTTTTTGCATTTGAATTCTCATCG TCTTTTTTGGTAGAATTTTTGGACTGTGTGCTTTCATGTCGCTTGAGCAACTTCTTGTGCAACAG TCAGAGAAACTAA
- the LOC141690292 gene encoding uncharacterized protein LOC141690292 isoform X1, protein MDKDPDEILNKIMSILGRSPLCQKLVHPQFTNFSAVLVFTYSCQHCMVINHFNKSALIACHDCCGCTLFAFEFSSSFLVEFLDCVLSCRLSNFLCNSVKERQQSGISDSCGCLWMHLTDL, encoded by the exons ATGGACAAGGATCCTGACGAGATTCTGAACAAAATCATGTCTATCCTTGGTCGATCTCCACTTTGCCAAAAACTTGTGCATCCACAGTTCACCAATTTTTCTGCAG TGCTCGTTTTTACCTATAGTTGCCAACACTGCATGGTGATTAACCACTTTAATAAAAG TGCCTTGATTGCGTGTCATGATTGTTGCGGATGTACCCTTTTTGCATTTGAATTCTCATCG TCTTTTTTGGTAGAATTTTTGGACTGTGTGCTTTCATGTCGCTTGAGCAACTTCTTGTGCAACAG TGTAAAGGAGAGGCAGCAATCCGGCATATCTGACTCCTGTGGGTGCTTATGGATGCATTTGACTGATCTGTGA
- the LOC141690292 gene encoding uncharacterized protein LOC141690292 isoform X4 — translation MMVHRFLPKKLDSEIFLMVCSIYASGEENMGLNIMDRQQCTLGTYSQIARNWVTLYNICHVLSIPCTVNKRSYKWFCYCWEGLSRRFNTQVWRQKVFICFVM, via the exons ATGATGGTCCACCGTTTTTTGCCTAAGAAACTAGACTCCGAGATCTTTCTAATG GTTTGCTCCATCTATGCAAGCGGTGAGGAGAACATGGGTTTAAATATCATGGATAGACAGCAGTGTACGCTTGGCACATATTCTCAGATAGCCAG GAACTGGGTGACTCTGTACAACATATGTCATGTGTTGTCCATCCCCTGCACG GTAAACAAGAGATCCTATAAGTGGTTTTGCTACTGCTGGGAAGGGCTTTCCCGGAGATTTAACACCCAGGTTTGGAGACAGAAAGTTTTCATTTGCTTTGTCATGTAA